A section of the Humulus lupulus chromosome 2, drHumLupu1.1, whole genome shotgun sequence genome encodes:
- the LOC133819005 gene encoding pentatricopeptide repeat-containing protein At5g66520-like, whose translation MFSYKPKPQSVLSLSSKTIYHSSPPTTIFRSANQTKQSHARIIVSGLAGDAKLMAHLLLSLALSSAPPLQYSLSIYQNFKYPSVFATNNLIRCFAKSDSPCRSVFLYSSVLRKHAKPNNHTFTFLFQACSEALGMEEGAQIHAHVVKFGLADDLFIRNALINFYSACSRLECSVKVFEESLSSRDLVTWNTTLACFVRDGQIGLAEELFDEMPERDVISWSTIIAGYVQIGHLEQALKLFRDVREKGLRVNEAMLVSVLSAAAQLGLLEHGKLVHSVAKSLKFPMTTSLGTSLIDMYAKCGCIEQSKLLFSNMPQKDSWTWNVLICGLATHGLAKEALALFGSFINEGFAPATVTFIGVLSACSRAGLVEKGRHYFKLMTENYGIEPEMEHYGCMVDLLGRAGFVNEAVELIDKMQVTPDPVLWATLLGACKIHGYAELGEKIGHKLIKLDPSHGGHYVQLSTIYAKVNKWEEVIRVRRLMIERNTNKAAGWSLIEAHGRVHKFVAGDREHERFMEIRKMLETIGTRIAEAGYSPNISSVLHDIGDEEKEIVLKEHSERLAIALGLLVTPDGECIRVVKNLRVCEDCHEVSKIISKVFVREIIVRDGSRFHHFKDGTCSCGDFW comes from the coding sequence ATGTTTTCTTATAAACCGAAGCCACAATCCGTGCTCTCTCTTTCATCCAAGACAATTTATCATTCTTCTCCTCCAACCACTATATTTCGATCTGCCAACCAAACCAAGCAATCCCATGCGCGCATCATTGTCTCTGGCCTCGCCGGCGATGCCAAACTCATGGCTCATCTCCTTCTTTCACTCGCTCTTTCCTCCGCTCCCCCGCTTCAATATTCTCTCTCCATTTATCAAAATTTCAAGTACCCTTCTGTCTTCGCCACCAATAACTTGATACGTTGCTTTGCCAAGAGCGACTCTCCTTGTCGCTCTGTTTTTTTGTACTCATCCGTGTTGCGAAAGCATGCAAAACCCAATAACCATACTTTTACATTTTTGTTCCAAGCTTGTAGCGAGGCTTTGGGTATGGAAGAAGGAGCTCAAATTCATGCTCACGTTGTGAAATTTGGCCTTGCTGATGATTTGTTTATTCGAAATGCTTTGATCAACTTCTATTCTGCTTGTTCTAGATTAGAGTGTTCGGTAAAGGTGTTTGAGGAGAGTTTGAGTAGCCGAGATTTGGTTACTTGGAATACAACGTTGGCGTGTTTTGTGAGAGATGGACAAATTGGTCTTGCGGAGGAACTGTTCGATGAAATGCCTGAAAGAGATGTTATCTCTTGGAGCACCATAATAGCGGGTTATGTACAAATTGGGCATCTAGAACAAGCATTGAAGCTCTTTAGAGACGTAAGAGAAAAAGGATTAAGGGTCAATGAGGCCATGTTGGTTTCGGTTCTTTCAGCAGCAGCTCAATTAGGTTTGCTTGAACATGGTAAATTAGTTCATTCCGTTGCCAAATCGTTGAAATTTCCTATGACTACCTCCCTTGGGACATCGTTAATTGACATGTATGCAAAATGTGGATGCATTGAACAGTCTAAACTTTTGTTTAGCAATATGCCACAGAAAGATAGCTGGACATGGAATGTTCTGATCTGTGGCTTGGCCACGCATGGACTTGCCAAAGAAGCGCTTGCACTCTTCGGAAGCTTCATAAACGAAGGGTTTGCTCCAGCCACTGTGACTTTCATTGGGGTTTTGAGTGCCTGCAGCAGAGCTGGTTTGGTGGAGAAGGGAAGGCATTATTTTAAGTTAATGACTGAGAATTATGGGATTGAACCAGAGATGGAGCATTATGGATGCATGGTTGATCTTTTGGGTAGAGCTGGTTTTGTAAATGAAGCTGTTGAATTGATTGACAAGATGCAAGTTACACCAGACCCTGTTTTGTGGGCAACATTGCTAGGTGCTTGCAAGATTCATGGATATGCAGAGTTGGGTGAAAAGATTGGTCATAAGTTGATCAAATTGGATCCAAGCCATGGTGGGCATTATGTGCAGTTATCTACTATATATGCCAAGGTAAACAAATGGGAAGAGGTTATTAGAGTTAGGAGATTAATGATTGAGAGGAACACCAATAAAGCTGCTGGTTGGAGCTTGATAGAAGCACATGGGAGAGTTCACAAGTTTGTTGCCGGTGATAGAGAACATGAGCGTTTTATGGAAATTCGTAAAATGCTTGAAACAATAGGAACACGAATAGCAGAAGCCGGTTACTCACCAAACATCTCTTCTGTGTTGCATGACATTGGGGACGAAGAAAAAGAGATTGTGCTAAAAGAACACAGTGAAAGGCTAGCGATTGCTTTAGGATTGTTGGTAACTCCAGATGGGGAATGCATTCGAGTTGTGAAGAATTTAAGAGTTTGTGAGGATTGTCATGAGGTCAGCAAGATTATCTCAAAAGTTTTCGTAAGAGAGATTATAGTGAGAGATGGGAGCAGATTTCATCATTTTAAAGATGGCACTTGCTCTTGTGGTGATTTTTGGTGA
- the LOC133819006 gene encoding oil body-associated protein 1A-like encodes MSCPHPVVAGQPTQTGTALLETATAAIQGFGPINQIHQHLCAFHYYGDDMTRQVEAHHFCAHQNEEMRQCLIYDSPAADARLIGVEYLLSEVLFMTLPDAEKQLWHSHEYEVKSGILFMPRIPGPIERKDLEKVAKTYGKTYHFWQTDRGDALPLGIPQLMMSFTGDGQLHDHLAKHVEKHFGVSFDEEREKRAYMKGPDHGIHPKANGGGKGHKTVIRETNCRPATGPDDHDTSVPRVFV; translated from the exons ATGTCGTGCCCCCACCCAGTTGTTGCCGGACAGCCAACTCAGACCGGTACTGCCCTCCTCGAAACTGCCACTGCCGCCATCCAGGGTTTCGGCCCCATCAATCAAATTCACCAGCATCTCTGCGC ATTCCACTACTACGGCGATGACATGACTAGGCAAGTAGAGGCGCACCACTTCTGCGCACACCAAAATGAGGAGATGCGGCAGTGCCTGATCTACGACAGCCCAGCGGCGGACGCCCGGCTTATAGGTGTCGAATACCTTCTCTCGGAGGTCCTCTTCATGACGCTGCCGGACGCGGAGAAGCAATTGTGGCACTCCCACGAGTATGAGGTGAAGAGCGGGATCCTGTTCATGCCGCGGATCCCTGGCCCCATTGAGCGGAAGGACTTGGAGAAGGTTGCCAAGACTTATGGGAAGACATACCATTTTTGGCAGACCGACCGGGGTGATGCCCTTCCTCTTGGCATCCCTCAGCTCATGATGTCCTTCACTGGAGATGGCCAGCTTCATGATCACCTTGCCAAAC ATGTTGAGAAACATTTCGGAGTAAGCTTTGacgaagagagagagaagagggctTATATGAAAGGGCCTGATCATGGGATACATCCAAAAGCAAATGGAGGAGGAAAAGGCCATAAGACGGTTATCAGGGAGACCAACTGCAGGCCTGCTACAGGCCCAGATGACCACGATACATCTGTTCCAAGGGTCTTCGTTTGA